From a single Miscanthus floridulus cultivar M001 chromosome 8, ASM1932011v1, whole genome shotgun sequence genomic region:
- the LOC136474731 gene encoding uncharacterized protein, giving the protein MKRLLAHRQFGCPSRSLVARSPALPALCNNVIPGYRYYSAEKHDDTTLGEIGNKARSTAEEFLRVAKEKTDDVTESAKETLHETKEAVVGESDDEKEKFKRRVEEGRYHQK; this is encoded by the exons ATGAAGAGGTTGCTTGCTCATCGCCAGTTCGGTTGCCCTTCCAGGAGTTTGGTGGCCAGATCCCCTGCCCTGCCTGCACTTTGCAACAATGTTATTCCCGGCTACAGG TATTATTCAGCCGAGAAACACGATGACACCACACTAGGTGAAATCGGGAATAAGGCAAGATCAACAGCCGAAGAGTTCCTGAGGGTGGCAAAGGAGAAGACTGACGATGTTACCGAGAGCGCAAAGGAAACGCTGCACGAGACGAAGGAAGCGGTGGTCGGGGAGTCGGATGACGAGAAGGAGAAGTTCAAAAGGAGGGTGGAGGAAGGGAGGTACCATCAGAAATAA